Proteins encoded by one window of Phytohabitans houttuyneae:
- a CDS encoding flagellar biosynthesis protein FlgA: protein MREPTLDPVRRPRLPRGRTLLRIGLVATFLLTAVAALFAREPAAAPCAPAASGATPAPSVDASGRLAVPPGAVGVPVRLAEPAVLALVHPGDRVDLLAGGGASPTPGRDSTLLARDALVLGVVGADGAVLLALNPEGARAIVSLPDSTRFGVIVRPK from the coding sequence ATGCGGGAGCCCACCCTCGACCCCGTGCGCCGGCCCCGGCTGCCCCGCGGCCGCACACTGCTGCGCATCGGTCTGGTCGCCACTTTCCTGCTGACCGCGGTCGCGGCGCTGTTTGCCCGCGAGCCGGCGGCTGCACCGTGCGCACCCGCGGCATCGGGGGCCACACCGGCACCATCCGTCGACGCCAGCGGTCGCCTCGCGGTGCCACCGGGCGCGGTCGGCGTGCCGGTGCGGCTGGCCGAGCCGGCCGTGCTGGCGCTCGTCCACCCCGGCGACCGGGTCGACCTGCTGGCGGGCGGCGGCGCGTCACCCACGCCCGGCCGCGACTCCACACTCCTCGCGCGCGACGCCCTCGTGCTCGGTGTGGTGGGTGCGGACGGCGCGGTGCTGCTCGCGCTCAACCCCGAGGGAGCGCGCGCGATAGTCAGCCTGCCCGACAGCACCCGCTTCGGCGTGATCGTGCGACCGAAGTGA
- a CDS encoding UTP--glucose-1-phosphate uridylyltransferase has product MVSRHVGARRHHPPSGRRAVKAVIPAAGLATRFLPATKAVPKELLPVVDRPVLQYIVEEAAAAGITDVLLITGRGKTSMVDHFDRQPYLEARLEEKGDRDRLAAVRKPSELADIYTCRQHEPLGLGHAVGCGEAHVGDDAFAVLLGDEFVDLAEPLLPPMLELQARTGGIVLSFMEVAPEETKRYGIASVAEPEAEVADIGEVVRVTGLVEKPSQEEAPSNLAVLGRYILPGTIFDAIKRTKPGSGGEIQLTDAMALLLEEGTPVHGIVYRGTRYDTGMPLGYLQAVVQIASQREDVGPAFREWLATFVETSPVVKTT; this is encoded by the coding sequence ATAGTCTCGCGGCATGTCGGAGCACGCAGGCACCACCCTCCCTCTGGTCGGCGAGCCGTTAAGGCGGTCATCCCGGCCGCAGGCCTGGCCACCCGCTTCCTGCCTGCCACCAAGGCGGTCCCCAAGGAACTCCTGCCGGTGGTCGACCGGCCGGTCCTCCAGTACATCGTGGAGGAAGCGGCGGCCGCCGGGATCACCGATGTCCTGCTCATCACCGGTCGCGGAAAAACATCGATGGTCGACCATTTCGACCGCCAGCCGTACCTTGAGGCGCGGCTGGAGGAAAAGGGTGACCGGGACCGGCTCGCGGCGGTCCGCAAGCCCAGCGAGCTCGCCGACATCTACACCTGCCGCCAGCACGAGCCGCTCGGGCTCGGCCACGCGGTGGGGTGCGGCGAGGCGCACGTGGGCGACGATGCGTTCGCGGTGCTGCTCGGCGACGAGTTCGTCGACCTGGCCGAGCCGCTGCTGCCGCCGATGCTGGAGCTGCAGGCGCGCACCGGCGGCATCGTGCTGTCCTTCATGGAGGTCGCGCCCGAGGAGACCAAGCGGTACGGCATCGCCTCCGTCGCCGAGCCCGAGGCGGAGGTCGCCGACATCGGCGAGGTGGTGCGGGTGACCGGTCTTGTGGAAAAGCCGTCGCAGGAGGAGGCGCCGAGCAACCTCGCCGTGCTCGGGCGGTACATCCTGCCCGGCACGATCTTCGACGCGATCAAGCGCACCAAGCCGGGCAGCGGCGGCGAGATCCAGCTCACCGACGCGATGGCGCTGCTGCTGGAGGAGGGGACGCCCGTGCACGGCATCGTCTACCGCGGCACCCGCTACGACACCGGTATGCCGCTGGGCTACCTGCAGGCGGTCGTGCAGATCGCGAGCCAGCGTGAGGATGTCGGCCCGGCGTTCCGGGAATGGCTGGCGACATTTGTGGAGACATCGCCGGTGGTGAAGACGACATGA
- a CDS encoding GGDEF domain-containing protein → MTLRGRLTTAFLAVVLGPVLLGAFFVGATVAAVSRDRSVDRLDVAATTVRSSVGALCQQLQAVADAVALPPTPEQRLAVADQVIARGLAAVVHVDGVTTPGGPARPWADCSGATSGGFQALAVQVEMRDATGAVLGSVEVAQTVDAAFVRRLADASGAAITLRSGPTYSTESARHREAVVQAAAGVRGDAIAESAPGRYVRRLDPSPGQPLPLALSVPRSEPGGSYAVLVGAVVLAGLFAVLAAWWLARSTTRPLAELGRAADRVAGGDLAARVPVRARDEVGRLAAAFNRMTRETQSYVRALTASRDQLRNHLAVLGDTLSSTHDLHRILQVILQTALAATGARAGVVLLLDPATGALVAHSAEGLEDPDLRVPVGSGLLGTVAATGEPLRGRVDRDGPPLLENEPRCRTYVAVPFAGPTHGVDLDPPALGVLALYDRLGLDEFDDADLVTLRTFAGQAAVAVDNVRVHEEAQRLSLTDPLTGLWNYRYLKESVRREVERAGRFGRMLAVLALDLDRFKEVNDTHGHAAGDAVLIEFARRVRAEVREVDLAFRQGGEEFVVLLPETDARGGAIVAQRLGAAIRDTPIECGEDSIEVSVSIGIAVYPDNGVTGAEVLDAADDALYAAKAAGRDTYRLAAHGKRPEALELPVPAGAAPPDDDLPRAGGASPGTHPPRQSRGR, encoded by the coding sequence GTGACGCTCCGTGGGCGGTTGACAACCGCTTTCCTCGCGGTCGTACTCGGTCCTGTGCTGCTCGGGGCCTTCTTCGTCGGTGCGACGGTGGCGGCGGTGAGCCGCGACCGCTCGGTCGACCGGCTCGATGTCGCCGCCACCACCGTCCGTTCCTCGGTCGGCGCCCTCTGCCAGCAGCTGCAGGCGGTCGCCGACGCCGTCGCGCTCCCGCCCACGCCCGAGCAGCGCCTCGCCGTCGCCGACCAGGTCATCGCCCGTGGGCTCGCCGCGGTCGTGCACGTGGACGGCGTGACCACGCCCGGCGGCCCGGCGCGGCCGTGGGCCGACTGCTCCGGCGCCACGTCGGGCGGCTTCCAGGCGCTCGCCGTCCAGGTGGAGATGCGCGACGCGACCGGCGCGGTCCTCGGCTCGGTCGAGGTCGCGCAGACCGTCGACGCGGCCTTCGTCCGCCGGCTCGCCGACGCCTCGGGCGCGGCGATCACCCTGCGGTCGGGCCCGACCTACTCCACCGAGTCGGCGCGCCACCGCGAGGCCGTGGTCCAGGCGGCCGCCGGGGTACGCGGCGACGCCATCGCCGAGTCCGCACCCGGCCGCTACGTGCGGCGCCTCGACCCCTCGCCCGGGCAGCCGCTCCCGCTCGCCCTCTCGGTGCCGCGCAGCGAGCCCGGCGGCAGCTACGCGGTGCTGGTCGGCGCGGTTGTGCTGGCCGGCCTCTTCGCCGTGCTCGCCGCCTGGTGGCTGGCTCGCTCGACCACCCGACCGCTCGCCGAGCTTGGGCGCGCCGCCGACCGGGTCGCCGGGGGTGACCTGGCCGCCCGCGTGCCGGTGCGGGCCCGCGACGAGGTGGGGCGGCTGGCCGCGGCGTTCAACCGGATGACCCGCGAGACGCAGTCCTACGTGCGCGCGCTCACCGCCAGCCGCGACCAGCTCCGCAACCACCTCGCGGTGCTGGGTGACACGCTTTCGAGCACCCACGACCTGCACCGCATCCTCCAGGTGATCCTCCAGACGGCGCTCGCCGCGACCGGCGCGCGGGCCGGCGTGGTGCTGCTACTCGACCCGGCCACCGGCGCGCTCGTCGCGCACAGCGCGGAAGGGCTCGAGGACCCGGACCTGCGGGTACCGGTGGGCAGTGGTCTGCTCGGCACGGTGGCCGCCACCGGCGAGCCGCTGCGCGGGCGGGTGGACCGGGACGGCCCGCCGTTGCTGGAGAACGAGCCGCGGTGCCGCACGTACGTGGCGGTGCCGTTCGCCGGCCCCACCCACGGCGTCGACCTCGATCCTCCGGCGCTCGGCGTGCTCGCGCTGTACGACCGGCTGGGGCTGGACGAGTTCGACGACGCGGACCTCGTGACGCTGCGGACGTTCGCGGGGCAGGCGGCGGTCGCGGTGGACAACGTGCGGGTCCACGAGGAGGCGCAGCGCCTCTCGCTCACCGACCCGCTGACCGGCCTCTGGAACTACCGCTATCTGAAGGAATCGGTGCGCCGCGAGGTCGAGCGGGCCGGTCGCTTCGGCCGCATGCTCGCGGTGCTCGCCCTCGACCTCGACCGCTTCAAGGAGGTCAACGACACGCACGGTCACGCCGCGGGTGACGCGGTACTGATCGAGTTCGCCCGGCGGGTGCGAGCCGAGGTGCGCGAAGTGGACCTCGCGTTCCGGCAGGGCGGCGAGGAGTTTGTGGTGCTGCTGCCCGAGACCGACGCGCGGGGCGGCGCGATCGTGGCCCAGCGCCTCGGCGCGGCGATCCGCGACACACCGATCGAGTGCGGCGAGGATTCGATCGAGGTGTCGGTGTCGATAGGCATCGCCGTCTACCCCGACAACGGCGTCACGGGAGCGGAAGTGCTGGATGCGGCGGATGACGCCCTGTACGCGGCGAAAGCGGCCGGACGCGACACGTACCGCCTCGCGGCGCATGGTAAGCGTCCGGAGGCATTGGAGCTACCTGTGCCGGCCGGAGCGGCACCGCCAGACGACGATCTACCTCGTGCCGGCGGCGCGTCACCTGGGACTCACCCGCCGCGACAGAGCCGTGGCCGATAG
- a CDS encoding Fur family transcriptional regulator, whose translation MHGEELLRSRGLRVTRPRLAVLDVLAGGGHLEVDEIARRVRTRLDSVSTQAVYDVLGALSRAGLARRLEPAGSPARYEARAGDNHHHVVCRGCGEVADIDCAVGEAPCLDPNVSHGFQIDEAEVTYWGLCPVCQARRVDDF comes from the coding sequence ATGCACGGCGAAGAGCTGCTGCGGTCACGTGGCCTGCGGGTGACCCGACCGCGCCTCGCTGTGCTCGATGTTCTGGCCGGCGGCGGCCATCTGGAGGTCGACGAAATTGCCCGGCGGGTCCGCACCCGCCTCGACTCCGTCTCCACCCAGGCGGTCTACGACGTTCTCGGCGCCCTCTCCCGCGCAGGCCTCGCCCGCCGCCTCGAGCCAGCCGGCAGCCCCGCCCGCTACGAGGCTCGCGCCGGTGACAACCACCATCATGTGGTCTGCCGCGGCTGCGGCGAGGTGGCCGACATCGACTGCGCCGTCGGCGAGGCACCCTGCCTCGATCCCAACGTCTCGCACGGTTTCCAGATCGACGAAGCCGAGGTCACCTACTGGGGCCTGTGCCCGGTCTGCCAAGCCCGCAGGGTCGATGACTTCTGA
- a CDS encoding DUF2231 domain-containing protein has translation MFDEIMGLPMHPLVVHAAVVFIPLLALAAVVYTLVPRVRARIGWAAALLAVAGPAGAFVARESGQELRERLIAANYGQEILDQVNEHQGYGDLTFYFSLGLGAGTLLLVLVTNGLTSGRGTAGGVPLWLTWVLGAAVIVLAGVTGVYVFLTGDSGANAVWSGV, from the coding sequence GTGTTCGACGAGATCATGGGCCTGCCGATGCATCCCCTCGTGGTGCACGCCGCGGTGGTGTTCATCCCGCTGCTCGCGCTCGCCGCTGTCGTATACACGTTGGTCCCTCGGGTACGCGCCCGGATCGGCTGGGCCGCCGCACTGCTTGCCGTCGCCGGGCCGGCGGGTGCGTTCGTCGCGCGTGAGTCCGGGCAGGAGCTGAGGGAGCGGCTGATCGCCGCCAACTATGGCCAGGAGATCCTCGACCAGGTCAACGAGCACCAGGGCTACGGCGACCTGACCTTCTACTTCAGCCTCGGCCTCGGCGCGGGCACGCTGCTGCTCGTGCTCGTCACGAACGGCCTCACCAGCGGCCGAGGCACCGCCGGTGGCGTGCCACTCTGGCTGACCTGGGTGCTCGGCGCCGCCGTCATCGTCCTCGCCGGCGTCACCGGCGTCTACGTCTTCCTGACCGGTGACTCAGGCGCCAACGCCGTCTGGAGCGGCGTCTAG
- a CDS encoding oxygenase MpaB family protein yields the protein MTSDDLGLFGPDSVTWRVHEEPILFVAGLRSLYLQALHPLAVAAVVQNSDYKTDPWGRLVRTSQYVATTVYGTTAQAEAAGRRVRALHARLRGTDPRTGAEFRVDEPDLLRWVHVAEVESFVSTARRAGVRLSAADVDAYYTEQRRAAALVGLDTATVPGTAAEVAEYYAGVRSELRMSKAGAETFLFLSHPPLPWHLGLTPVRLAYAGIAATAFSLLPPWARRMYGALGLPLADVSADISVRGLRLLLAALPKRYRTGPIHKGAMERAARLAATDLVAAKP from the coding sequence ATGACTTCTGACGATCTCGGCCTCTTCGGCCCCGACTCGGTGACCTGGCGCGTGCACGAGGAGCCGATCCTCTTCGTGGCCGGGCTCCGATCGCTCTACCTCCAGGCGTTGCATCCGCTCGCCGTCGCGGCCGTGGTGCAAAACTCCGACTACAAGACCGACCCGTGGGGCCGGCTTGTGCGCACCTCGCAGTACGTGGCGACCACCGTCTACGGCACGACGGCCCAGGCCGAGGCCGCCGGACGGCGGGTGCGCGCGCTGCACGCCCGGCTGCGTGGCACCGACCCTCGCACCGGCGCCGAGTTTCGGGTCGACGAGCCGGACCTGCTCCGCTGGGTGCACGTCGCCGAGGTCGAGTCGTTCGTCTCCACGGCCCGCCGCGCGGGTGTGCGGCTGAGCGCGGCCGACGTCGACGCGTACTACACCGAGCAGCGCCGCGCCGCTGCCCTCGTCGGCCTCGACACCGCGACCGTTCCCGGCACCGCCGCCGAGGTCGCCGAGTACTACGCGGGTGTCCGCTCCGAGCTGCGGATGAGCAAGGCTGGCGCCGAGACGTTCCTCTTCCTCAGCCACCCGCCGCTGCCGTGGCACCTGGGTCTCACCCCGGTCCGGCTGGCGTACGCGGGCATCGCCGCCACCGCCTTCTCACTGCTCCCGCCCTGGGCCCGCCGCATGTACGGCGCGCTCGGCCTGCCCCTCGCCGACGTCTCGGCCGACATCTCCGTGCGCGGACTGCGGCTGCTGCTGGCCGCGCTCCCCAAGCGCTACCGCACCGGCCCGATCCACAAGGGCGCGATGGAACGCGCCGCCCGCTTGGCGGCCACCGACCTCGTCGCCGCCAAGCCCTGA
- a CDS encoding class I SAM-dependent DNA methyltransferase: MRQEDIWDVEAAQSYDTPGAGMFAPEVLGPAVDRLAALAEGGRALEFAIGTGRVGIPLAERGVPVTGIELSRPMVDRLRAKVDEQALPVLVGDMTTTVAPGEYTLVYLVFNTISNLLDQAAQVECFRNAARHLTPGGRFVIELWVPELRKLPPGQQATVWHNEPGYIGLDTYDVLRQHVVSHHFRFDDSRQARLSRSPHRYIWPAELDLMAQLAGFTLESRHADWSGADFTEDSRSHVSVYRLPPPD, translated from the coding sequence ATGCGACAAGAGGACATCTGGGACGTCGAAGCCGCCCAGAGCTACGACACGCCGGGCGCCGGCATGTTCGCGCCGGAGGTGCTGGGGCCCGCGGTCGACCGGCTGGCCGCGCTCGCGGAGGGCGGACGCGCGCTCGAGTTCGCCATCGGCACCGGCCGCGTGGGCATCCCCCTCGCCGAGCGGGGCGTGCCCGTCACCGGCATCGAGCTGTCCCGCCCGATGGTCGACCGCCTGCGCGCCAAGGTGGACGAGCAGGCACTCCCAGTCCTTGTCGGCGACATGACCACGACGGTCGCGCCGGGCGAGTACACGCTGGTCTACCTCGTCTTCAACACGATCTCCAACCTTCTCGACCAGGCCGCCCAGGTCGAGTGCTTCCGCAACGCCGCCCGCCACCTCACCCCCGGCGGCCGCTTCGTGATCGAGCTGTGGGTGCCCGAGCTGCGCAAGCTCCCGCCCGGCCAGCAGGCGACGGTGTGGCACAACGAGCCCGGCTATATCGGCCTGGACACGTACGACGTGCTCCGCCAGCACGTGGTCTCGCACCACTTCAGGTTTGACGACAGCAGGCAGGCCCGGCTCAGCCGCAGCCCGCACCGCTACATCTGGCCCGCCGAGCTCGACCTCATGGCCCAGCTGGCCGGCTTCACGCTGGAGTCCCGGCACGCCGACTGGTCGGGCGCCGACTTCACCGAGGACTCGCGATCGCACGTCTCCGTCTACCGCCTGCCCCCGCCCGACTAG
- a CDS encoding 5-formyltetrahydrofolate cyclo-ligase has translation MPDLSDLPRKATLRAALLNRRRSLPAAALEDAAGRVVAELATLVRSVEPHCVAGYVPVGPEPGGPGLPDALVGMLSPEARVLLPVLLPDLDLDWAAYHGPYSLTPGPHGLREPSGRRLGPDSIATAGLVVVPAVAVDARGARLGRGGGSYDRALNRVAPDTLVVALLHDGEVVDQVPDEPHDRRVNAVITPGAGLVMLPA, from the coding sequence GTGCCGGATTTATCGGATCTTCCGCGTAAGGCGACCCTCAGGGCCGCGCTCCTCAACCGCCGCCGGTCGCTGCCGGCGGCGGCGCTGGAGGACGCTGCCGGGCGCGTGGTGGCCGAGCTCGCCACTTTGGTACGGAGCGTCGAGCCGCACTGCGTCGCCGGCTACGTGCCCGTCGGGCCGGAGCCGGGCGGCCCCGGCCTGCCCGACGCGCTCGTCGGCATGCTCAGTCCGGAGGCGCGGGTGCTGCTGCCGGTGTTGCTGCCCGATCTCGACCTGGACTGGGCGGCCTACCACGGGCCGTACTCCCTGACACCCGGGCCGCACGGCCTCCGCGAGCCGAGCGGCCGCCGGCTGGGTCCCGACTCGATCGCCACGGCCGGCCTTGTCGTGGTACCCGCGGTCGCGGTCGACGCCCGCGGTGCGCGGCTGGGTCGCGGTGGCGGCTCGTACGACCGGGCGCTCAACCGCGTCGCCCCGGACACGCTGGTCGTGGCGCTCCTGCACGACGGCGAGGTGGTCGACCAGGTGCCCGACGAGCCGCACGACCGGCGGGTCAACGCGGTGATCACTCCAGGTGCTGGCCTGGTGATGTTGCCCGCTTGA
- a CDS encoding GNAT family N-acetyltransferase, translated as MIFGVSPGWPVVLVDGNVSLRPYRRSDASTWSEVRRLNQKWLAPWESSPPGPWDDLNSPSAFRYVHRDQRRSARRGESMPFAVCLRGHLVGHLNLGNIVRRAFCSAYVGYWVDSRVAGQGVIPTALALAVDHAFGPGGLHRVEVNIRPENKPSRRVVEKLGFREEAYHPRYMHIDGAWRDHIGYALTSEEVAADGGLLARWHRLRATAG; from the coding sequence ATGATCTTTGGGGTGTCACCGGGGTGGCCGGTCGTACTTGTCGACGGCAACGTCTCGCTGCGCCCGTACCGCCGCTCCGACGCCTCGACCTGGTCCGAGGTGCGCCGCCTCAACCAGAAGTGGCTGGCGCCGTGGGAGTCCTCCCCGCCCGGCCCGTGGGACGACCTGAACTCGCCGAGCGCCTTCCGCTACGTGCACCGTGACCAGCGCCGCTCGGCCCGGCGTGGCGAGAGCATGCCGTTCGCCGTGTGCCTGCGCGGCCACCTGGTCGGCCACCTCAACCTGGGCAACATCGTGCGGCGGGCGTTCTGCTCGGCGTACGTGGGCTACTGGGTCGACTCCCGCGTGGCCGGGCAGGGCGTGATCCCTACCGCGCTGGCGCTGGCTGTCGACCACGCGTTCGGCCCGGGTGGGCTGCACCGGGTGGAGGTCAACATCCGGCCGGAAAACAAGCCGTCCCGGCGGGTGGTGGAAAAGCTCGGTTTCCGTGAGGAGGCCTACCACCCGCGGTACATGCACATCGACGGCGCCTGGCGCGACCACATCGGGTACGCGCTGACCAGCGAGGAGGTCGCCGCGGACGGCGGCCTGCTGGCGCGGTGGCACCGCCTGCGCGCCACCGCTGGTTGA
- a CDS encoding translation initiation factor 2, protein MTTRSGGPADDEFWRRPAEGTPPPPEPPPAEPAAPAYPGPPPSTPPPHGWRPPVVMQPAAPRELPRQDATGIDEEERSARTLTFGIGMIAAAVLVVVICLLCSRALF, encoded by the coding sequence GTGACGACGCGCAGCGGTGGCCCGGCCGACGACGAGTTCTGGCGGCGACCGGCAGAGGGCACCCCACCCCCGCCCGAGCCGCCTCCCGCCGAGCCGGCCGCTCCGGCCTACCCCGGGCCGCCACCGAGCACTCCCCCGCCGCACGGCTGGCGCCCGCCGGTCGTGATGCAGCCGGCCGCGCCACGCGAGCTCCCCCGCCAGGACGCCACCGGCATCGACGAGGAGGAGCGCAGCGCGCGCACGCTGACGTTCGGCATCGGCATGATCGCCGCCGCCGTGCTCGTCGTGGTTATCTGCCTGCTCTGCTCCCGAGCACTCTTCTGA